The following are from one region of the Deltaproteobacteria bacterium genome:
- the dnaX gene encoding DNA polymerase III subunit gamma/tau, whose amino-acid sequence MSYLVLARKWRPAVFENVVGQAHVTTTLKNAIIAKRIAHAYLFSGPRGVGKTTIARILAKALNCANGPTPSPCNECMSCKEIANNISVDVIEIDGASNTGVDNVREIRENIKYLPSHGRYRVYIIDEVHMLSVQAFNALLKTLEEPPAHAIFIFATTESHKIPATILSRCQRFDFKRISLKEIQNHIKLVAETEGVKLADKSIYLIAREVDGSLRDAHSLLDQVIAFAGNDIKEMDVVDALGLMDRALLFQLSEAVIDKNGRDCLKLIEKVYDFGYDVKKFCQNFLEHIRDMVIVKTVEKPEDVLDLPDVEIVDLKRLAGRVGVLDLQRMFTFLSKGYEDISRSQSPRYALEMALLKMIHLENLQSIGAMLNRLEELKACGDPVISNNKTAEHGAGDKTQDMGHRTQNFSGSQWPVLLDFIKKKKPPLASHLELANLISMDEGAIYMSVKTGPYFIYLSENKKILEELCNEFFGKEVMIDIKADENAAVSLKPKEGDKIIKEAVKVLGGRIAEDRRRANV is encoded by the coding sequence ATGTCATATTTAGTTTTAGCAAGGAAGTGGCGGCCTGCCGTTTTTGAGAATGTGGTGGGTCAAGCTCATGTTACCACAACGCTCAAGAATGCTATTATTGCAAAAAGGATTGCCCATGCCTATCTTTTTTCAGGGCCCAGGGGCGTAGGCAAGACAACGATAGCCAGGATTCTGGCAAAGGCGCTGAATTGCGCAAACGGTCCAACACCGTCACCCTGCAATGAGTGCATGTCCTGCAAAGAGATTGCCAATAACATTTCAGTGGATGTGATTGAGATAGACGGGGCGTCTAATACCGGTGTTGATAATGTAAGAGAGATTAGAGAAAATATCAAATATCTTCCATCGCACGGCAGATACAGGGTTTATATAATAGATGAAGTTCACATGCTCTCTGTTCAGGCATTTAATGCCTTGCTAAAAACACTAGAGGAGCCTCCTGCTCACGCCATCTTTATCTTTGCAACAACAGAATCCCATAAAATACCGGCCACTATACTTTCGCGGTGTCAGCGGTTTGATTTTAAGCGCATATCTTTGAAGGAGATTCAGAATCATATTAAGCTTGTTGCAGAGACAGAGGGCGTAAAACTTGCCGATAAAAGTATTTATCTTATAGCAAGGGAAGTAGACGGCAGCTTGAGAGACGCCCACAGCCTGCTTGACCAGGTAATAGCATTCGCAGGTAACGACATAAAGGAAATGGATGTTGTGGATGCCCTCGGACTCATGGACAGGGCGCTTCTTTTCCAATTATCTGAGGCTGTAATTGATAAAAACGGCAGGGACTGTTTAAAACTTATTGAAAAGGTATATGATTTTGGTTATGATGTAAAAAAATTCTGTCAGAATTTTCTGGAGCATATAAGGGATATGGTTATTGTAAAGACAGTTGAAAAACCCGAGGATGTTCTGGATCTTCCTGATGTGGAGATAGTGGATTTAAAAAGATTGGCTGGCAGGGTTGGTGTTTTAGACCTTCAAAGGATGTTTACATTTTTGAGCAAGGGATATGAGGATATCTCAAGGTCTCAGTCCCCAAGATACGCATTAGAGATGGCCCTTCTTAAGATGATCCATCTTGAAAATCTTCAATCAATAGGCGCCATGCTTAACAGGCTGGAGGAGTTGAAGGCATGCGGGGACCCAGTAATTAGTAATAATAAGACAGCCGAGCATGGCGCAGGAGACAAGACGCAGGATATGGGACACAGGACACAGAATTTTTCAGGCAGTCAGTGGCCTGTCCTTCTGGATTTTATAAAAAAGAAAAAACCTCCGCTGGCTTCACACCTTGAGCTTGCAAATCTTATTTCCATGGATGAAGGCGCTATTTATATGAGTGTAAAGACAGGGCCGTATTTTATATATCTCTCTGAAAATAAAAAAATATTAGAAGAACTCTGTAATGAATTTTTTGGCAAAGAAGTAATGATAGACATAAAGGCAGATGAGAATGCTGCCGTTTCTTTAAAACCAAAGGAAGGAGATAAGATTATAAAGGAGGCTGTTAAGGTTTTGGGAGGCAGGATAGCAGAAGACCGCAGGAGGGCAAATGTATAA
- a CDS encoding response regulator, producing the protein MSLAVKSIEQINGKMEDAQVNILVVDDNHGNVELLEVLLSSMGYNIFKAYNGEDALKMVEEVFPHVILLDIRMPGMDGYEVCKRLKEKMTTRFIPVIMLTALYGIDDKIKGIEAGADDFISKPFQKSELLARVKSLIRVKNLLGELEDARNVIFSLAIALEFNDPYTHGHSRRVSAMAVKLAGFLGLSQQEQDNIRDAGFLHDIGKIATDKDVLHKPGALNGKEYEHVKQHPVVGEKICSPLKFAKPLLPIIRNHHERFNGTGYPDGLTRDNIPLGARIIGIADIYDALTSVRPYRRGMPREVTLEVIKLEAGKGCWDREIFKAFVETLE; encoded by the coding sequence ATGTCTTTGGCTGTAAAAAGTATAGAGCAGATCAATGGCAAGATGGAAGATGCTCAGGTAAATATTTTGGTGGTGGATGATAACCACGGGAATGTAGAACTTCTTGAGGTCCTTTTATCATCCATGGGGTATAATATATTTAAGGCTTACAATGGTGAGGATGCCCTTAAGATGGTAGAAGAGGTGTTCCCGCATGTAATTCTCCTGGATATAAGGATGCCTGGAATGGATGGCTATGAGGTATGCAAAAGATTAAAAGAGAAAATGACAACCCGATTTATTCCGGTAATAATGCTTACCGCATTGTATGGTATAGATGATAAAATTAAGGGGATTGAGGCGGGGGCAGATGATTTTATTTCTAAACCATTTCAGAAGTCTGAGCTTCTGGCAAGGGTTAAATCTCTTATACGGGTTAAGAATCTTCTCGGAGAGTTGGAAGATGCAAGAAATGTTATATTCAGCCTTGCAATAGCCCTGGAATTTAATGATCCATATACCCACGGACATTCTCGCCGGGTTTCTGCGATGGCAGTCAAACTGGCAGGATTCTTAGGTCTTTCGCAGCAGGAGCAGGATAACATAAGGGATGCAGGGTTTCTGCATGATATTGGAAAGATAGCAACTGACAAGGATGTTTTACATAAGCCAGGCGCGTTAAATGGCAAGGAGTATGAACATGTAAAACAACACCCTGTGGTTGGGGAAAAGATATGCAGCCCTCTTAAGTTTGCCAAACCCTTACTTCCTATAATCCGCAACCATCACGAGAGGTTCAATGGAACAGGCTATCCAGACGGTCTTACAAGAGATAATATACCGTTGGGGGCTAGGATAATAGGGATTGCAGATATCTATGACGCCTTAACATCTGTCCGTCCGTACAGACGAGGAATGCCTCGGGAGGTGACCTTGGAAGTCATAAAACTGGAGGCAGGAAAGGGGTGTTGGGATAGAGAGATATTTAAGGCTTTTGTAGAAACATTGGAATAA
- a CDS encoding cytochrome c3 family protein, protein MKSIFCIYLSVLLGIIFICGCTKDIKEVGETPGLDTIPVYPKGSSAFDTKAALKAIEEKKKAEEQAEEQGKAGFAEEIKKRLEGRPAPTITWDPWISPAIRPPSDLPLALRGFPKDKFGYPDWVAAAKQGIIKNRGSISINGEEPASEVFDEDILFEINDRLMANVIFPHKAHNFWLSCKICHPGIFIAKKGANQFSMYDNWSGKFCGRCHGKVSFQMKGFENCQRCHRSPKKTFGIK, encoded by the coding sequence ATGAAGTCTATTTTTTGTATATATCTCTCTGTTTTACTAGGAATAATTTTTATCTGCGGTTGCACAAAGGATATCAAGGAGGTGGGTGAGACCCCTGGTTTAGACACAATACCAGTTTATCCAAAGGGATCCTCTGCCTTTGATACAAAGGCAGCCCTTAAGGCGATAGAGGAGAAAAAAAAGGCAGAAGAACAGGCAGAAGAACAGGGGAAGGCGGGATTTGCTGAGGAAATAAAAAAGAGGTTAGAAGGACGGCCAGCTCCTACCATAACCTGGGACCCGTGGATATCTCCAGCTATCCGCCCGCCTTCAGACCTTCCGCTCGCATTAAGGGGTTTCCCGAAGGATAAATTTGGCTATCCTGACTGGGTTGCTGCTGCAAAACAAGGGATAATAAAGAACAGAGGGTCTATATCTATAAATGGAGAGGAACCCGCCTCAGAAGTCTTTGATGAGGATATCCTCTTTGAGATAAATGACAGGCTTATGGCAAATGTGATATTTCCGCATAAGGCGCATAATTTCTGGCTTTCCTGCAAGATTTGCCACCCAGGCATATTTATAGCCAAAAAAGGCGCAAACCAGTTTAGCATGTATGATAACTGGAGTGGGAAATTCTGCGGCAGATGTCATGGCAAGGTATCATTTCAGATGAAGGGTTTTGAAAATTGCCAAAGGTGCCATCGCTCCCCAAAGAAGACTTTCGGAATAAAATAA
- a CDS encoding NHL repeat-containing protein, with protein MPFATTAFPGDKGGVRTVAVITGDEIMGRLKQPSGLFFDEIKKRLYIADSGNGRLVSFDSEFKYMAELTNEAMTLPSSLVRNKEGHFFILDRGKGEIVFIDLEKKVVKLFPLSGVPSAKEQFVPGRMAIDADNRLYIIDKLNRRLIIVEQTGAFVREVTVKDNGFFGFTDVRVDDKGEIYAIDAIAGVVYIFDDKGGIVSRFGSRENKKDNFRFPTSLAVDKNGLIYIMDQHAGRILVFDKKGVFQYAVSRPGVKEGELSYPSYIFIDKEGRIYTIDGNRIQVFQEEKG; from the coding sequence TTGCCTTTCGCAACCACGGCATTTCCCGGGGACAAAGGCGGGGTACGGACTGTTGCGGTTATAACCGGAGATGAGATTATGGGCAGGCTCAAACAGCCATCCGGTTTGTTTTTTGACGAGATAAAGAAAAGGCTCTATATAGCAGACAGCGGGAATGGCAGGCTTGTTTCTTTTGATTCGGAATTTAAATACATGGCAGAATTAACCAATGAGGCCATGACGCTTCCCTCAAGCCTTGTAAGAAACAAGGAAGGTCATTTTTTTATACTGGACAGGGGGAAAGGGGAAATAGTATTTATTGACCTTGAAAAAAAGGTGGTTAAATTATTTCCCCTGTCAGGTGTGCCTTCAGCTAAGGAGCAGTTTGTGCCAGGCAGAATGGCGATAGATGCGGACAACAGGCTGTATATTATTGACAAGTTAAACAGAAGGCTTATTATTGTTGAACAAACAGGCGCATTTGTAAGGGAAGTTACTGTGAAAGATAATGGGTTTTTTGGATTTACCGATGTCAGGGTGGATGATAAGGGTGAGATATATGCAATAGATGCAATTGCCGGTGTTGTTTATATATTTGACGATAAAGGAGGTATTGTTTCCAGATTTGGCAGCAGAGAAAATAAGAAAGATAACTTCCGCTTCCCTACAAGCCTTGCAGTGGATAAAAACGGCCTTATATACATAATGGACCAGCATGCCGGCAGAATATTGGTTTTTGATAAGAAAGGGGTTTTTCAGTATGCTGTATCACGGCCGGGCGTAAAAGAAGGGGAACTTTCATATCCTTCATATATATTCATAGATAAGGAAGGAAGAATATATACCATAGATGGCAACAGGATACAGGTATTTCAAGAGGAAAAGGGATGA
- a CDS encoding cytochrome c3 family protein gives MKSSGHIIWLTIGLVIFLGLQPGIVYAKAVKDTMGICLECHSKKAEELTKKATVHQPVKDGKCTWCHNPHASKHAGLLSYTGSDLCYNCHDQKKGFMGKVVHKPVEEGNCLSCHDAHSSDIKGLLKKAGGEGCFSCHPKESIVNKKNVHPEVKNGRCIVCHNPHSSDREGLLIKDKKSLCAGCHPGTGEVFARAHLGYKVSGTDCLGCHSPHSSDKKGMMKASLHKPFEDNKCSSCHPVGSASVIKSGMSLCTECHGAVLAGFNKINSHFFIGGGADNLCNNCHNPHASDEKHLLKDKEARVCYECHNDTKEYVAKSNHKHPKLGICTDCHTSHGSNSQFFLTKGNDTCAMENCHSTQGKFTHPVGEKIIDPRSKTPMDCSTCHNPMGSPEKAILRFEKDRELCVQCHQM, from the coding sequence ATGAAGTCCTCTGGACATATAATATGGCTAACAATTGGTCTGGTTATTTTTCTCGGCCTTCAGCCAGGGATAGTTTATGCGAAGGCTGTAAAAGACACCATGGGCATTTGCCTTGAATGCCATTCAAAAAAAGCGGAGGAATTGACTAAGAAGGCAACTGTCCATCAACCTGTTAAAGATGGTAAATGCACATGGTGCCACAATCCTCATGCATCAAAGCATGCGGGTCTTTTATCATACACAGGCAGCGACCTTTGCTACAATTGTCATGACCAGAAAAAGGGTTTCATGGGTAAGGTTGTGCATAAGCCAGTTGAAGAGGGGAATTGTCTTTCCTGCCATGATGCGCATTCATCAGATATAAAGGGGTTATTGAAGAAAGCAGGGGGGGAAGGGTGTTTTTCATGTCATCCAAAGGAAAGTATAGTTAATAAGAAGAATGTCCATCCTGAAGTTAAAAATGGGAGGTGCATAGTCTGTCATAATCCGCACTCATCGGACAGGGAAGGTTTGCTGATCAAGGACAAAAAGAGCCTTTGTGCAGGCTGTCATCCTGGGACCGGCGAGGTATTTGCAAGGGCACATCTGGGTTATAAAGTCAGCGGTACCGACTGTCTTGGCTGCCACAGTCCGCATTCCTCCGACAAAAAGGGCATGATGAAGGCATCGCTGCATAAGCCGTTTGAGGATAATAAATGCTCAAGCTGTCATCCTGTTGGTTCAGCATCTGTTATAAAGAGCGGTATGAGTTTATGCACAGAGTGCCACGGGGCTGTATTAGCCGGGTTTAATAAAATAAATAGCCATTTCTTTATTGGAGGCGGAGCCGACAACCTTTGCAACAATTGTCATAATCCCCATGCCTCTGATGAGAAACATCTATTGAAAGATAAAGAGGCGAGGGTTTGTTATGAATGTCATAATGATACAAAGGAATATGTGGCAAAGAGTAATCATAAACATCCAAAGCTTGGCATTTGCACAGATTGCCATACATCTCATGGTTCAAACAGCCAATTTTTTCTTACAAAGGGCAATGACACCTGCGCAATGGAAAACTGTCACTCTACACAGGGTAAATTTACGCACCCGGTTGGAGAAAAGATAATAGACCCGCGTTCCAAGACGCCCATGGATTGCAGCACCTGCCATAATCCTATGGGCTCCCCTGAAAAGGCCATACTGAGATTTGAGAAGGACAGGGAATTATGCGTACAATGTCATCAGATGTAG
- a CDS encoding cytochrome c3 family protein, protein MKPIRFSLIILAATLMLSGCMGTRIVRKSCSDCHQKEMLKYKDGNLHKPLVDNNCEACHIPHGLIGALRLKEKDAKLCYQCHEKDRPILEKAPLHTPLTQGICLKCHNPHSSKLKGLTRVSGNDLCYLCHAKGPFTKKTIHKAVADGCDNCHNPHSSEHGYNLLEKGNKLCEKCHDVNAVKFIDGHFNYKVAGTNCLSCHTPHSSSSDKLVREYNHGPFGQRKCSDCHNSPDSKEPLKTKLQADKLCYSCHTAQENGFKKALVHSPVLKGDCSACHSPHATDQKNELLIPEKPLCYSCHKATEKRHAKKFTHTPIAKGDCSGCHDPHASDNKDALRVVGAQLCYKCHNKDGFVKTVTHAPIAQDNCLPCHDAHASDYNFELVSPVEDLCYSCHSQEKKKFNKVTRHPKVRDGACTVCHNPHASEVKKLALLKEEELCFKCHSGMLREIGEQGTHPVFKEGKCLSCHDAHASNNTKQLIEEKGALCYNCHKDTKIGLQIAKYPHKPVFEEKCIDCHRPHGSKIKGLLPRPLKSLCLSCHAEFDKSLKEKDIVTHRPVANGDCQKCHSAHYANERGLLTARGDTLCNNCHANQGDAKFVKAHGNVSTKGADCLGCHEPHAGKDKRLIHKIMHTPFEKGECDRCHQKL, encoded by the coding sequence TTGAAGCCTATTCGTTTTTCGTTGATAATCCTTGCTGCAACCTTGATGCTGTCAGGTTGTATGGGCACAAGAATAGTAAGAAAGTCCTGTTCGGATTGCCACCAGAAAGAGATGTTGAAATACAAGGATGGGAATCTGCACAAGCCCCTTGTTGACAACAACTGCGAAGCTTGTCATATACCGCACGGCCTTATCGGGGCGTTAAGACTAAAGGAAAAAGACGCAAAACTCTGCTATCAGTGTCATGAAAAAGACAGGCCAATACTGGAAAAAGCGCCGCTGCATACGCCGTTAACACAAGGTATATGTCTTAAATGTCATAATCCACATTCTTCAAAATTAAAAGGGCTTACAAGGGTTTCAGGAAATGACCTGTGCTATCTTTGCCATGCAAAGGGGCCTTTTACAAAAAAGACAATCCACAAGGCAGTTGCGGACGGCTGCGACAACTGCCATAATCCGCATTCCTCAGAGCATGGCTATAACCTGCTTGAAAAAGGCAATAAGTTGTGTGAAAAGTGCCATGATGTAAATGCTGTAAAATTTATAGATGGACACTTTAATTATAAGGTTGCAGGAACCAACTGTCTTTCATGCCATACTCCGCACTCTTCGTCAAGCGATAAGCTTGTAAGGGAATACAATCACGGGCCATTTGGCCAGAGAAAATGCAGTGACTGCCATAATTCTCCTGATTCAAAAGAACCGTTAAAAACAAAACTTCAAGCTGATAAACTTTGCTATAGTTGCCATACGGCCCAGGAAAATGGGTTTAAAAAGGCGCTTGTTCATTCGCCTGTTCTTAAAGGGGACTGTTCAGCATGTCATAGTCCCCACGCAACTGATCAGAAGAATGAGCTTTTGATACCGGAAAAGCCGCTTTGCTATAGCTGCCACAAAGCTACAGAAAAGAGGCATGCAAAGAAGTTTACCCATACTCCGATAGCCAAGGGGGACTGCTCCGGCTGCCATGACCCACATGCCTCTGACAATAAGGATGCGCTTCGTGTAGTTGGCGCCCAACTTTGCTATAAATGTCACAATAAGGACGGTTTTGTTAAGACGGTAACGCATGCCCCTATTGCTCAGGATAATTGCCTGCCGTGTCATGATGCCCATGCGTCAGATTACAATTTTGAACTGGTTTCACCAGTTGAGGACCTGTGTTATAGCTGCCACAGCCAGGAAAAAAAGAAATTTAATAAAGTGACAAGGCATCCCAAGGTAAGGGATGGGGCATGTACTGTCTGCCATAACCCCCATGCAAGCGAGGTAAAGAAACTTGCTCTGTTAAAGGAAGAGGAATTGTGTTTTAAATGCCATTCCGGTATGCTAAGAGAGATAGGGGAACAAGGGACACACCCTGTTTTCAAGGAAGGTAAATGTCTTAGCTGCCATGATGCGCATGCCAGCAACAATACAAAACAGTTGATAGAAGAGAAAGGCGCTCTTTGTTATAATTGCCATAAAGACACTAAAATTGGCCTTCAGATTGCAAAATATCCTCATAAGCCGGTATTTGAAGAAAAATGTATTGACTGTCACAGGCCGCACGGCAGTAAAATAAAGGGCCTTTTACCGCGGCCTCTCAAAAGTTTGTGCCTTTCCTGTCATGCAGAATTTGATAAGAGTTTAAAGGAAAAGGATATTGTTACCCATAGGCCTGTTGCAAACGGTGATTGCCAAAAATGTCATTCTGCGCATTATGCAAATGAGAGAGGGCTGTTGACAGCGAGGGGTGACACATTGTGCAATAATTGCCATGCAAACCAGGGAGATGCAAAATTCGTAAAGGCGCATGGGAATGTCTCTACAAAGGGCGCTGACTGTCTTGGCTGTCATGAGCCTCATGCAGGAAAGGATAAGAGGCTTATACATAAGATAATGCATACCCCTTTTGAAAAAGGAGAATGCGACAGGTGCCATCAAAAGTTATAA
- a CDS encoding peptidylprolyl isomerase: MMIKKSGVRGHKSEVRRLRDIVFLATVFILFVFIGGTGDSFGFWPFTSPKKEVYIARVGDEIITKDEFLNKIDKLHKSSRVGRNLSEQTSFAMQDFGKFLNELIDNKLMIIEARNLGLDKEADFIMLMDNFALNLFLDKLRQEEILNKIKVEDKEIEDYYHEQLKKKEEEKKKAQEKADKERAEKEKTDSVKEDAKKDSDKKEDPPKMSADDREAIRRGFFNIKTKEREKEYFDKLRKKAKVKIDNEVLGALSRDKTELFGKDVANVNGESILGIDVLRELSSSKTQDEDAKKEILDKLVLYKLLDQEAMNRGYENDEQTKADIKKYKDPQLIEQFKKKAILPAVRVDENDILNYYKANQEKYRASDRVNLRIMHLTDEDEAKTILDDLKKGGDFSYLAREKSLDPSREKGGDIGWVETNQLSGDINKAIQGAKEGDILGPFSSEAGYAIMEFRGLEKGAYIPFGMVRSEIDTIVGRERFNGALNGYIKQLRETVAIEINQKELDKLQGK, translated from the coding sequence ATGATGATAAAGAAGTCAGGAGTCAGAGGTCATAAGTCAGAGGTTAGAAGGTTAAGGGATATTGTTTTCCTCGCCACGGTTTTTATCCTTTTCGTTTTTATAGGGGGGACTGGAGATTCTTTCGGTTTCTGGCCTTTTACCTCCCCCAAAAAAGAGGTGTATATTGCCAGGGTAGGGGATGAGATTATTACAAAAGATGAGTTTTTAAACAAGATAGATAAACTGCACAAAAGCAGCCGGGTGGGCAGGAACCTTTCTGAGCAAACCTCTTTTGCAATGCAGGATTTTGGCAAGTTTTTAAATGAGCTTATAGATAATAAGCTTATGATAATAGAGGCCAGAAATCTGGGGCTGGATAAAGAGGCAGATTTTATAATGCTCATGGATAACTTTGCCCTTAATCTGTTTTTGGACAAGCTCCGTCAGGAGGAGATATTAAATAAGATTAAAGTGGAAGATAAAGAGATAGAAGACTATTACCATGAACAATTAAAGAAGAAAGAAGAGGAAAAGAAAAAAGCTCAGGAAAAAGCCGATAAAGAAAGGGCTGAAAAAGAAAAGACAGATTCTGTAAAAGAAGATGCTAAAAAAGATTCGGATAAAAAAGAAGATCCGCCGAAGATGTCGGCCGATGACAGGGAGGCAATCAGAAGAGGTTTTTTTAATATAAAGACAAAGGAAAGGGAAAAGGAATATTTTGATAAACTCAGAAAAAAGGCAAAGGTGAAGATAGATAATGAGGTTTTAGGCGCACTCTCCCGTGATAAAACCGAACTTTTTGGCAAAGATGTTGCAAATGTGAATGGTGAATCCATATTAGGCATAGATGTATTAAGAGAACTGAGCTCTTCTAAGACACAGGATGAGGATGCAAAAAAGGAGATTTTAGATAAGCTTGTCCTGTACAAGCTTCTTGACCAAGAGGCGATGAACAGGGGTTATGAGAATGATGAACAGACTAAGGCAGATATAAAGAAATACAAGGATCCGCAGCTTATAGAGCAGTTTAAGAAAAAGGCCATTCTTCCTGCAGTAAGAGTTGACGAGAACGATATTTTGAACTATTATAAGGCAAATCAGGAAAAGTACAGGGCGTCTGACAGGGTAAACTTAAGGATTATGCATTTAACGGATGAGGATGAGGCGAAGACCATACTTGATGACCTTAAAAAAGGCGGCGACTTTTCATATCTTGCAAGAGAAAAATCATTAGACCCTTCCAGGGAAAAAGGAGGGGATATCGGTTGGGTGGAGACAAATCAACTCTCTGGTGATATTAACAAGGCTATTCAGGGGGCAAAAGAAGGAGATATATTAGGGCCGTTTTCTTCAGAGGCGGGTTATGCTATTATGGAATTTCGCGGCCTTGAAAAGGGCGCATATATACCGTTTGGCATGGTGAGAAGCGAAATAGATACGATAGTTGGAAGGGAGAGGTTTAATGGTGCGTTAAATGGATATATCAAACAGCTAAGAGAAACGGTGGCAATAGAGATAAACCAGAAAGAACTTGATAAACTGCAAGGCAAGTAG
- a CDS encoding methyl-accepting chemotaxis protein, whose product MKNNRRSVINFSIKKQMQFRLLVRVMLIVLVSTGIIAAFFYFYSNQEIGQSFRHFHIQARNFLDFLLPAIVIAFIIGIVIAFSIAIFFPHKIAGPLYRMEREIKEKVAEGDLTVRFSTRKGDEVGELAEALNIMIEKLKLRLGRIKTASDELAVCSNNVNKGDEHLKKILDVQKRLEEAVKEFRL is encoded by the coding sequence ATGAAGAATAATAGAAGAAGCGTTATAAATTTCTCTATAAAAAAGCAGATGCAATTCAGGTTGCTCGTAAGGGTAATGCTGATTGTCTTGGTAAGCACAGGGATAATCGCTGCCTTCTTCTACTTTTATAGCAATCAGGAGATTGGTCAGTCATTTAGACACTTCCATATCCAGGCGAGAAATTTTCTGGATTTTCTCCTGCCGGCTATTGTAATTGCTTTTATCATCGGCATTGTTATAGCCTTTAGCATAGCTATCTTTTTCCCCCATAAGATAGCCGGTCCTCTATACAGGATGGAGAGGGAAATTAAGGAAAAGGTTGCAGAGGGTGATCTCACTGTAAGGTTTTCAACTCGTAAGGGTGATGAGGTCGGAGAACTTGCTGAAGCCCTTAATATTATGATTGAAAAGCTTAAGTTAAGGTTAGGGAGGATTAAGACAGCGTCAGATGAACTTGCAGTTTGCTCTAACAATGTAAATAAAGGGGATGAGCATCTAAAAAAGATTTTAGATGTGCAGAAAAGATTAGAAGAGGCTGTTAAAGAATTTCGGTTATGA
- a CDS encoding cytochrome c3 family protein, whose protein sequence is MGKHILSSALLVLAVVVFIWFLLPAAPGDLSWSRNGGSGGCRDCHSGSKALELKIDDVYARIAALQYRHAVVEEDKCEQCHILKGFTKTGRVWEVASLAGQREQIFFLKDMYWDRKYRLDLKVKDSAGNEVKVNSLQLIPSQVNASMDNDRNPPLISNVAVVEIRQAVFLEAVIAWDTDKSSNSIVEYGLTPRYGETAVYEKIFAKGHKITIAGLRPGKQYHYRVISRDIFGNETVSNNFVLDTSMKISDKGEGAKIIDKTLPEIKEANVFKIKGTKDIFLKLLSDKPVKAYLIVTEPAEIDKHGFGLVPERVSMIDACVKCHPQGASHPVGIRSKGLKTKISHVLPTIEGGIITCVTCHDPHGGNKRYFIRMDSGRDLCILCHTGEPYI, encoded by the coding sequence ATGGGTAAGCACATCCTTTCATCAGCCCTTTTGGTCCTTGCGGTAGTTGTTTTTATATGGTTTTTACTACCGGCGGCGCCAGGCGACTTGTCTTGGAGCAGAAATGGAGGCTCAGGCGGCTGCAGGGATTGCCATTCCGGGTCAAAGGCCTTAGAGCTTAAGATAGATGATGTATATGCGCGGATAGCGGCATTACAATACCGGCATGCCGTTGTAGAAGAGGATAAATGTGAACAGTGTCATATCTTAAAGGGGTTTACTAAGACAGGCAGGGTATGGGAGGTTGCTTCCTTGGCTGGTCAGAGAGAACAGATATTTTTTTTGAAGGACATGTACTGGGACAGAAAATATCGGTTGGATTTGAAAGTAAAGGATAGCGCAGGGAATGAGGTAAAAGTTAATTCTTTGCAACTTATACCATCACAGGTGAATGCCTCTATGGATAATGACCGGAATCCGCCTCTCATCAGTAATGTGGCAGTAGTAGAAATAAGGCAGGCTGTATTTCTTGAGGCAGTAATTGCATGGGATACAGATAAGTCGTCCAACTCAATTGTGGAGTACGGATTAACTCCCCGGTATGGGGAAACAGCAGTATATGAGAAGATATTTGCAAAAGGGCACAAAATAACAATAGCGGGGCTGAGGCCAGGTAAGCAATACCATTATCGCGTAATATCCAGAGATATATTCGGCAATGAAACCGTGTCAAATAATTTTGTGCTTGATACATCCATGAAGATTAGTGATAAGGGGGAAGGCGCAAAGATTATAGATAAGACACTACCTGAAATAAAAGAGGCCAATGTCTTTAAAATAAAAGGTACAAAAGATATTTTTCTTAAACTTCTAAGCGATAAGCCTGTGAAGGCATATTTAATAGTCACTGAGCCTGCTGAGATTGATAAGCATGGTTTTGGTTTGGTTCCTGAAAGGGTTTCCATGATAGATGCGTGTGTTAAGTGTCACCCGCAAGGCGCATCGCACCCAGTGGGGATAAGGAGCAAGGGCTTAAAAACAAAAATTTCGCATGTCCTCCCAACCATAGAAGGCGGTATTATAACCTGCGTTACATGCCACGACCCTCACGGCGGCAATAAAAGATATTTTATAAGGATGGATTCTGGAAGAGACCTGTGCATTTTATGCCATACAGGCGAACCATATATCTGA